Proteins co-encoded in one Arachis hypogaea cultivar Tifrunner chromosome 13, arahy.Tifrunner.gnm2.J5K5, whole genome shotgun sequence genomic window:
- the LOC112735321 gene encoding uncharacterized protein, with the protein MAPYETLYGKKCQFLLCWYEAGEKSLLGPEMIAKTTEQGKKIRNRMLIAQSRQKSYADQRWKSLEFEEGDNVFLKLWKYTTDASHVLEPESIKLKEDLTLQVTPVRIDDTSIKWLRKKEVSLVKVAWSRAGIEEHSWELESEMRTDYPHLFSVVFVTSDFGGGWEVQRSRKGEY; encoded by the exons ATGGCTCCATATGAGACTCTGTATGGGAAAAAGTGCCAATTtctgctatgttggtatgaagctggggagaaaagcttgttagggcctGAAATGATAGCTAAAACCACTGAACAGGGCAAGAAAATTCGAAATAGGATGCTCATTGCTCAGAGTCGACAGAAGAGTTATGCCGATCAGAGGTGGAAATCCTTggagtttgaggaaggagataATGTTTTTCTTAAG CTTTGGAAGTACACtactgatgctagccatgtgttagaacctgaatccaTTAAGTTAAAAGAGGATTTGACACTCCAAGTGACTCCCGTCAGAATTGACGACACCAGTATTAAATGGTTGCGCAAAAAGGAAGTTTCGTTAGTCAAAGTTGCATGGAGTCGGGCCGGTATTGAGGAGCACAGTTGGGAACTTGAATCGGAAATGCGGACAGACTATCCACACCTATTCTCAG TTGTGTTTGTAACAAGTGATTTTGGTGGCGGTTGGGAGGTTCAGAGGAGTCGGAAAGGGGAGTATTAG
- the LOC112735322 gene encoding uncharacterized protein gives MTSLAASDDPISWDAFQVKFYKKYFLNLVRTEKELELLQMKQGAMSVFEYTNKFEELCRFPYLSLQIKGAIGCLFSRTEEETLLLGVRLSSVEDLYHSRLRVRLISEGLTTTITRGEDLGNNLRNSKLVLDVEVISREFRTKLVGACVIHVERRDIKPQTRRRNKGKVLGEHSSQDEYSLHQLRVPMAFDKASELELKIAVLDYDLNVHNATLEAVVTRNHVLLDYSEKSLYFMPEGSEGPVVVNSYYLNSMTVNCSGNKCQGVMLLTAGVSGEEQSLEQIPVPVAEPISIAPYRMSPLELTELKSQLEELMGKNFIRPNVLSCGAPVLLVKNKDKIMHLCVDYRQLNKVTIRVRDGDIPKTGFRTRYDKFVVVFIDDILTYFNDNEEHSGHLQTVLRILKERKLYTKLSKCKFWKSEVKFLGHVGSKQGIVVDPSKVEVVMEWG, from the exons ATGACATCTCTTGCAGCAAGCGATGATCCTATCtcctgggatgccttccaggtgaaattttataaaaagtactTTCTGAATTTAGTCAGAACAGAAAAGGAACTTGAGTTACTGCAGATGAAGCAGGGTGCCATGTCAGTGTTTGAATATACAAATAAATTTGAGGAACTGTGCAGATTTCCGTATTTGTCA CTGCAGATAAAGGGAGCCATAGGGTGCCTTTTTAGCAGAACCGAGGAAGAAACTTTGCTCCTAGGGGTCAGACTTTCAAGTGTGGAGGATTTGTACCACAGTAGACTCAGGGTCAGACTAATTTCAGAAGGCCTAACAACAACAATTACCCGAGGAGAAGATTTAGGAAACAACCTCAGAAACAGCAAGCTTGTGCTAGATGTGGAAGTTATCTCTCGGGAGTTCCGTACAAAGCTAGTTGGGGCTTGTGTTATTCATGTGGAAAGGCGGGACATAAAACCTCAAACTAGAcggagaaacaaaggcaaggtATTGGGAGAGCACAGTAGCCAGGACGAGTATTCATTACATCAGCTGCGGGTGCCAATGG CATTTGATAAGGCCAGTGAATTAGAGTTAAAGATAGCTGTGCTAGATTATGATCTAAATGTGCATAATGCTACTTTGGAAGCCGTTGTGACTAG GAATCATGTCTTGCTTGACTATTCTGAGAAGTCattgtactttatgccggaaggatCGGAAGGGCCGGTGGTAGTGAATAGCTACTATTTGAACTCTATGACAGTAAACTGTTCTGGAAATAAATGTCAGGGTGTTATGCTATTAACTGCGGGTGTTTCAGGGGAGGAACAAAGCTTAGAGCAAATTCCG GTGCCTGTGGCCGAGCCAATCTCAATTGCTCCTTATCGAATGTCTCCGTTGGAATTAACTGAACTCAAGTCTCAGTTAGAAGAGCTAATGGGTAAAAACTTCATTCGTCCGAACGTTTTATCGTGTGGAGCACCAGTATTACTGGTGAAGAACAAAGACAAAATTATGCATCTCTGTGTGGACTATAGGCAATTGAACAAGGTCACG ATAAGGGTAAGAGACGGAGACATCCCTAAGACTGGTTTCAGAACCCGATATG ATAAGTTTGTAgtcgtcttcattgatgacatactgactTATTTCAATGATAATGAAGAGCATTCGGGTCACTTGCAAACTGTCCTCCGAATCTTGAAGGAGAGAAAGTTGTACACCAAGTTATCTAAATGCAaattctggaagagtgaggtgaagtttctgGGCCATGTAGGAAGTAAACAGGGGATAGTTGTAGATCCTTCTAAGGTGGAAGTAGTAATGGAGTGGGGGTGA